From Natronincola ferrireducens, the proteins below share one genomic window:
- a CDS encoding S-layer homology domain-containing protein, with translation MKKARKLLILSITLLLLVSTTMTSFASTPFRDVSGTHWARQHITRMAEKKIIGGMLDEGGNPIFMPDASVTKPQALQMIYNTLAASGKLKSTQNYTEKYKSVMVSNSVPTWAHQAVAYALEHSLLPGSELAGLMNGSQQTNATRQQVAVYLGRALEGNLPKDTTVAVNFIDREIISSEALPYVGLLVKHKIISGDNNNRFNPHNTITRAQMAAMSSSTYDVLKSEIIVEVTPPAEPKTTTKSRTIISADNRTIYVWDNDYRVEMYTVESNTEVTINGVKRSITNLARDQKANLVFNEDDELIKIEVNPSDNKYEGVVESTTIGNIYGTITVRNDSYSSDRRRVFRVYTTENVEIKLDGKTVGLQDLKEDHQVTVTYDGYNAIKIIADTKLRDTTGLLESSVNFARYPYTIRIRIANNEVRELELDEYVAVRRDGRRRNLEDLVRGDIIEVTIEKDKVTYIEATSINVKREDEGVIQSIVFGNPNKITIVGKEDKEVTYEVDTNVSVYIDDERATFHDLRVDYNIELELQGNVIITIEGKKIERRNSFDGEIVRFHDNINRIIVKVYNTDARKYEEIPVYVNNSTRILDEKGKEIDMRYLDRRDQVFITGRYDDDVFIATRIIVIND, from the coding sequence CAGCATATTACTAGAATGGCGGAGAAAAAAATCATCGGTGGGATGCTGGACGAAGGCGGAAATCCTATCTTTATGCCCGATGCTTCTGTAACAAAGCCCCAGGCACTACAGATGATTTACAATACTTTAGCTGCCAGTGGAAAGCTAAAGTCCACCCAGAATTATACGGAAAAGTATAAATCAGTAATGGTTTCCAATAGTGTCCCTACATGGGCCCATCAAGCTGTGGCCTACGCTTTAGAGCATAGCCTTTTACCAGGAAGTGAACTGGCTGGACTGATGAATGGAAGCCAACAGACAAATGCTACTAGACAACAGGTGGCTGTTTATTTAGGAAGGGCACTGGAAGGAAACTTGCCAAAGGATACTACAGTAGCCGTTAACTTCATAGATAGAGAAATTATTAGCAGTGAAGCCCTACCCTACGTAGGGTTACTGGTGAAGCATAAAATTATATCGGGAGATAACAACAATCGATTCAATCCCCATAACACCATCACAAGGGCTCAAATGGCGGCTATGTCCTCCAGTACCTATGATGTGTTAAAGTCAGAGATTATAGTGGAGGTTACACCACCAGCAGAGCCTAAAACCACAACAAAGTCCCGTACCATTATATCAGCAGACAATAGAACGATTTATGTATGGGACAATGATTATCGGGTGGAAATGTATACAGTGGAGAGTAACACCGAGGTTACTATAAATGGGGTAAAAAGAAGTATTACTAACCTAGCTAGAGATCAAAAAGCTAACTTGGTTTTTAATGAAGACGATGAACTAATTAAGATAGAAGTAAATCCCTCAGACAATAAATATGAGGGAGTTGTGGAAAGTACCACCATCGGTAACATCTATGGTACCATAACTGTTAGAAATGATAGCTACAGCAGTGATAGGAGAAGGGTCTTTAGAGTATATACTACTGAAAATGTGGAAATAAAGCTGGATGGAAAAACTGTAGGTCTACAAGACTTGAAGGAAGACCATCAAGTAACAGTAACCTATGATGGCTACAATGCAATTAAAATTATAGCCGATACGAAACTAAGGGATACAACAGGATTATTAGAGTCCTCTGTAAATTTTGCCAGATATCCTTACACTATTAGAATAAGAATAGCCAACAATGAAGTACGGGAGCTTGAACTAGACGAATATGTGGCAGTAAGAAGGGATGGTAGAAGAAGGAACCTAGAGGATTTAGTACGGGGTGACATTATAGAGGTCACGATAGAGAAGGATAAGGTTACTTATATTGAAGCCACCTCTATCAATGTTAAAAGAGAAGATGAAGGGGTTATACAATCTATCGTATTTGGCAACCCCAACAAGATTACCATAGTAGGGAAAGAAGATAAAGAAGTTACCTATGAGGTGGACACCAATGTCAGCGTCTATATAGATGATGAGAGGGCTACCTTCCATGACTTAAGGGTGGACTACAATATAGAGCTGGAGCTACAGGGTAACGTTATTATCACTATCGAGGGTAAGAAAATTGAGCGACGAAATAGCTTCGATGGTGAAATTGTACGTTTTCATGACAATATTAATAGAATCATCGTGAAGGTCTATAATACAGATGCTAGAAAATATGAAGAAATTCCTGTCTATGTCAACAATTCCACTAGAATTCTTGACGAAAAAGGAAAGGAAATAGACATGCGATACTTAGATAGAAGGGATCAAGTCTTTATTACGGGGCGATATGATGATGATGTCTTTATAGCCACAAGAATTATCGTTATCAATGATTAG